The genomic stretch ATCGTTTAACATTATAGTTTTTTCGGTTAAAAGTATTGTAATTAGTACTTTTAACAAGGGAAGCTTTAACGATAGAGGACGACAAAATTATttctgttattaaaatttttttaatgacaagAAATATACTTTTAACAACCATTTTCCCtctgttaaaattataaatttatttatttttaatgagcATATAAACAATTGGtcattaaaatcatgaaaataacgTTTATTACAATCAGATATTTATCTGttccttatttttctctttttaatgtcaatttttttttatagtgaaTTTCCCTAAAAtggtttattaatttatatcggtattatacattttattatatgatatgtacTGTATCATAAGACCCCATCTTAAAATACGTATTATTTTCCACTTATGTCATATATTGTAAAATACGTATTGTCTATCATTGGAAACTAATAGCCATGATTTACAAACCTTCTGTTTTTCATCTCATTAGAGTGTCTCTGGATACATATCtacaaacttttttcaaatctgataacatatataattaagttagGCTATGTATAGATTGTTTTCCAATCCAACACTAAATGGAGGATCCCACAAAATGAGAATCATAACCAAACTCAAAAGTTTGTTTAAACTGAactattaacaataatattttgactGGGCTTGACAATAAAGTTAAGAACGGTAACCAACTAACAGTCTAAAGCTTCAATGATTGCCCAAACTTCAATATCTCCCAGCTGGCTTGGAGGCTAACTTCTTATTTTGACACTCGGATTTTGAGCAACTAGGCTTCAACCTTTTAGAACTCCTCTTTATATAGAAATGCCGCCAGCTACATCctcagttccttttttttttttataactgaatTAATGgccatttatttttattattgaatttcaGTTTATTTGTTTACACAGAAGAAGAGGAATCAGTAATGAGTAACCATGTCAAAGATGGAGTTAAAAAAGGAGCTTGGTCTCCTGGAGAAGATGAACTTCTTATGCAGTATGTTAAAATCCATGGACAAGGCAAATGGAGAAGCCTTGCTCAAAAAGCAggtgattttttatatataaaaaattattttattttattgttttacacattttatttatttgttgatacATTCATGGTTATTTTGTTGTTTAGGTTTGAAAAGAAGTGGGAAGAGTTGCAGGCTCCGATGGCTGAACTATTTGAGGCCTGGTATAAAGAGAGGTGACTTCTCTCCTGATGAAGATGAACTCATCATTAAACTTCATCGTCTTCTCGGTAACAGGTAAAACCATTATCGTGTTTCGAGCttctgtttttttctttgttaatttttatggaACGAGgaagtttattaataaagtcggaaaaagaaatttactttctctgaaaaaaaaaaaaaaaggaaagaaggttaaaataaaggaaaatacatCACGATGACGAAGTAAATGTACATACTGAATGTGTTTATTTTGATTAGCTGAAGTTGTTCAAAAATGGTAGGTGGGTGCTAATAGCAGGAAGACTTCCAGGTAGAACTGATAatgaagtaaaaaattattggaacaCAATTTTGTTGAAGAAGCTTCAGGCTCAGGGCCGGGCTGCGTCAGATTCAAAAGTAACAATCGCACAATCCCAGACTGAAGAAAAAGGTCATCAGGATTTTTCCTTGAGGAATCTGAAACTTCAGCAGATTCCAGGGCAATGCTCAAGTCCTTGGATACAAATTGATGATAATAAAGATCAAGACGATAACTCTTTCATATCTTCGATCGACTTCGACACTGACAAAGACTATGACGATCAGTTTGAAATTGGGGGGAAATCGGAGGGTCTGAAACAATTGGAGCTGAAGAAGATAGCTTCTTTACTGGATATTGAAAAGGAATTGAGAGAATTGTTGTAGGGAATAATCGCAATAAATTGAATGGGAAAGTTTCTGGCATTGTCTGTTTTCCAGGAAAATGTGTACGCCGAAAACCAGTGTGTTATTTTAATGATTTCTTCAAGTCCTGAAAGAAACCTCTTTAGATCGTTAATCTCATCACTTggctttttgaaaatttcagtCGGAAGGGTCCCTTACATGTCAGAAGTTATTAgagtatttcatttttttgtgcGCACGGGTACAAACCTTTGTCAGCAAATGtaggaaacaaaaaaataggTACAAGACATTATATGatataacattataaataataaaaaatatatttacataaaaagataaaattttaatataaaaagatatgtatacaaatttaatataatatattattaataatatgtttataaaaatatgataatatcagttataattttaataatttttattaaattttttattaataatataaacgtaaaatatttaattaattattaaacctaataaaacataatatataattaatatttaatcatcaCAAAAAATTAGTGGGAGAGGTTAGagatttgaatgacaaaaaattgacttttttgttttatatatttataatattataataattaattgaaaatgtaagagatatttttatatttttaaaaatttataaaaaacagaaaacacaaaagaaataaaaatatgtttttaatattaaaaacatataaaatacatatttaatataaattaaactcaaataatttatatttttactaacAATGATATAAACTATAAATTGTGGCACGACTCTTATGCCAATTATCAACATTAGACGAATATACCAAACCAGAAGTTATAATTATTTCCTTAAATCATTCTATTGTTCGAGGTGATTGGTTTATTGATGCTAATTGACctaaacaaaacatatataactAATACCCTTAAAATTGGCATGCGATTGATAGTTTTGGAAAACCCAAGGGCGATTAggaaattaactcaaatttttaatcatatagaCTATTGTTCAGAATCTGTTTCTCAGTATGATCATCACATGAAGTATTATATGTGCAACATAATACCATGTTAGACATTCTGGATGTTccatgtattattatatattctttttcttcgtaacataataaataaaccttatatttattctaagtttaaaatgaatattattataacaaaagaATATACAAAATGAGAAAagcaaatcaatttaaatttaagaagaaaTTCTCAACACTTTCctaattcattaaattataataagaagAAATTCTCCTAATAAAAGGAAAGAATCATACGAGAATATTTCTACAATCAACGAAAATATTTACCTAATTAGTTTCAATCTTCAACCTTCTTTATCAAGTTAGTGCATGGATGTTACTCTTGCAAGAGGAGTAATAGTCATAATGTTTCGCAAAGTCCAAACATCATACCCCTAAACTCAGCTTCAACACAAGATCAAGCAAAAAAATTTTTGTCTGTTACTTCTCTATGTGACTAAATTGCCACCCACTTAGCATTTGTGTACACTTTTATGCTTGTTAGCATTTATGTACACTTTTAtgcttttaaaatatatattattggagAACAAAATTTCCTTTTCAAGAGCAGACTTTGGATACCTTAATATATGCATAATTGCATTCATATGCTACTCTCTAGGATTATGCATGTATTAGCTAACAACACTTAAAGCACATAGAAGAATTATTCTTGTATGAGATAGATACATCAATCTGCCTGCAAGTCTTTTGTACCTCCCTTTGTTAGCAGGAACTCTGTTAAGTTCAATACTTAACTTCAAACCTTAATCTACTAGTATATCAACTTACTGACATTTTGACATCTCTATTTCTTCTAAGATATCTAagacatttttttatgatataaaaattccTCAAGCTGATCAAGAAACTTCAATAGCAAGAAAATATTTCAAGAGGCTTAGGCcctttatttcaaattctttagaTAGGTGTCTTTCTAGACCCTCActtttttcaaaatcatcttttgtGACCATCATGTCATCCACATGAATAGTTGTGCAATATTCTTACCTTTGTGTTTCTTTAATAATACAATATGATTAGAGTTATTTTGATGGTACCCAAAGTTTATCATTGACCTTGTGAACCTTTCAAACCAAGATTTAGaagattgttttaaaccatacatTGATTTTCACACCCCTTCTAGAAGTACTATTTTTCATAGGGAAGCTctacaattatttaaaaatttagcaTGATACACTTAAATGTGAAATTTATAACACAACATTCAAAATGATTGAAAGACCCTTAAATTATTTTGCAATAATGGAAAAAGTACACAGgatttctaataaaataaaactatcaatTAAATCAGTGTGTagcaaaacataaaacataaatcataaaacaataTGAGTACATCAAAATCATGAAGAGACTATAATGACTTAAATACCCTCATACTAGCTTGATGTTCGTTGACCTTGTATTATAGTTGACATCATCACTTGTTACTTTCAATAATGGAAAAGTACATAGgatttctaataaaataaaactatcaatcaaattcaatgtGTAGCAAAACATAAACCAATATGAGTACATCAAAATCATGAAGAGACTATAATGACTTAAATACACTCATACTGGCTTGATGCTCGTTGACCCTGCATTATAGTTAACATCATCACTTGTTACTTGCAAAACATGGAAAATAAGAGAGTGAGTGAAAATTCACCCAATAAGTAAACTTACGtattttacactttttttttaaacttattatacTTTGACTTTGACATCAAGAGTATACCTTCAAACTTCGAACCTTAATGACATAGAACTAACACACTTAACTTATATATCTCGTGAACACCTTTGGTCCTATTTAGACATCTTAGGAAGCAATATGGTCTCATAACTAGGATGACTTCACCTCGATCATCTAAGATATGCTAAAGATCCTATACTATGATGACTCACTAAATGCAATGTATATGAAAATAGTGAAagtatttacaattttttttttctaaaagctAATTTAGAAAATCTGTTCCTCTATACCGATCGGTTGAGATAGAAATTTACCCCATTGACCACATTAGTTGCATGTTACACAACCCCCTTTCCTTACCTATACTATTGGATTATTGTACCATGACTAGTCCTATTACAAGCGTTTGTAGAGAGAATCTCATATGCACCCCTTTATGATGACCCttatgaaaacatataaaaaatcatgagaaaatcatattttcataggTGTTATGTgctaaaaaaactatatataggAAGATTGTCCCATACATATCTATGGACATACTAGGTCTTCACATGTCCTAAGTGAAGCAATATGGTTCCACACATGCTTTACAAATCACTAGTCACCGATGTGTCCTACAAGATTAGTTTCAAATATATCAACAACCTAATTGTGAGAACACATGTATAAAAAACCGGTCTCATGTATATAAAATTGGTTGGAATATGTTTTCATGTAAAAACATGCATGCACTTGAGTAACTATCTTAACTCAGGCTTGTAAATAGCATTCACCCTTGTCTATCTCTCATGCCCTAATATGTTAGTACATTTTCTAGGCATGGCTTGGTATTACTGTGTACCTTATATGTCCTTACAATCCTTTAGGAAATTGTTATGAATAATTGAGTATAAGACTTGAACttattcatttttgtttggatttacGATTGTGCATCATAGACTTAATATCATGCATCCCATCCTTTATGCACGAGAACCTTGCTCATGAGCATTCTTAATTGTGACTTAGTGCATGATCATACATATCTTGTGCATGGGCTTACGTACTTATCTTGTCTATGACTTTCCCATGCATGAGTATCTCCAATTGTTACTCTATATATGGGCATGCATGTCCTATGCAAAGACTTACATGCTTTGAATCATAAACATCTTGTTAGTCATACATATATCTTAGAggtataacattttatatattttttttgttgaacaATTGTACACCTCTTCTACATGATCTTCCACTATGATTTATCATAAGTGTCATGGACTATTGTATGTGTTCTTCGTATGAGAAATTAGTTAGTTGTTAGAATCTTTATCCTATCATGCACATAAGTATGCATGCATTTATGCACGATCGTATGAGACAtacaattcatataaaattatgcatgtcACGATCATAACCGTCCTTTGGATGACCATGCATATGTGTCTAGAATGCTATAACAAGTTTGTTTTGCCTAATCCTCTTTACCATTCCATATTGATTGATACCTAACTACTTCTAAGGCATTAATTGGGCAAAATAACATCTCAGACTAGGCTACATATTTAGATCATACAATACAAATCCATCTTATTTGTGACAATGTTAAACTACTTATAATACTTGATTCCTCATCATTATACTTTTTACGAATTACCAACTATTACGATCAAATCATTACGTTGTTATCgtacaaaaaaaatcaaactataacATAAAATTGAATAACTTTCAAAAGTCATGATGCTAAAGTATGGTGCATAAATTCTTAAGGTTGCTTCAAAAAACATCCATTCATAACATAGTTATATCCTAATAACCATATAACTCTTCAGATTATTACAATAGTAAACAATcttgaaatttaatatataaaatcttagattttcaaatagaaaaaCACTCTTACTTGGATTTTGCTTGAAGTATTTCTTGTCACTATTTTCCTTGTCTTTTGTCTTACCAGAAAATGTTTGGATTCTTTAGAAAATTCTCTAAAACCATAAAAACTCACTTACTCACTCTTTAGAATAagaaagtattaaatttttatgggACAACTTTAAAATTGTGATAACTTGcctgataaaattttgatttgtaatCACATGGATATGCATGCATTCTCTTCTTGCACAACTATGTGCCACTTAAACATTTCATGTGGTATGTTATCCATAATTTGATGTGGCATTGGATGATTTAGCATGCACTCTTCATGCACAATT from Mangifera indica cultivar Alphonso chromosome 6, CATAS_Mindica_2.1, whole genome shotgun sequence encodes the following:
- the LOC123218858 gene encoding transcription factor MYB1-like, whose protein sequence is MSNHVKDGVKKGAWSPGEDELLMQYVKIHGQGKWRSLAQKAGLKRSGKSCRLRWLNYLRPGIKRGDFSPDEDELIIKLHRLLGNRWVLIAGRLPGRTDNEVKNYWNTILLKKLQAQGRAASDSKVTIAQSQTEEKGHQDFSLRNLKLQQIPGQCSSPWIQIDDNKDQDDNSFISSIDFDTDKDYDDQFEIGGKSEGLKQLELKKIASLLDIEKELRELL